The window GTTGACAGGATCGAGAACGATCAGCGCATCTTTATCCATCCGTAAAGACGAGGCTGCGTCGATCCAATAGCCCTGCCAACCTGCCGCGCGCAGCTTGCCAAATACTTCGCCGGTGTAGTCACCGCCTTGACAAGAGATAATGGCATCCAGCTGTTTAAGTTCGTCAATGCTGTAAGCGTCCTTCAACGCAGGGGCTTCGACGCCCACATCAGGCGCGGTGCCACCGACATTAGAGGTGGTGAAAAATACAGGCTCGATACCAGCAAAATCGTTTTCTTCCAGCATCCGCCCCATAAGCACGGAACCCACCATTCCGCGCCAGCCAACAAAACCTACTTTCATCGTGAATTCTCTCGGTTAATACGTTTACTAAATTGCTGCGACGACCGCATCGCCCATTTCTTTGGTAGACACCTTGGTGCAACCCTCAGAAAAGATATCTGCGCTTCGATAGCCGTCATCCAGTACTTTGCCCACCGCCGCTTCGATGGCGTCGGCAGCTTCTCCCTGATCCAATGAATAACGCAACATCATTGCCGCAGACAATATGGTCGCCAACGGATTGGCAATGCCCTGCCCTGCAATGTCGGGCGCGGAGCCATGCACTGGCTCATAAAGCCCGCGCTTGTCTTTATTGAGTGAGGCTGAGGGCAACATGCCAATAGAGCCGGTCAACATTGCTGCTGTATCCGACAAGATATCGCCGAACATATTGCCGGTTACAATCACATCAAACTGCTTCGGCTGACGCACCAACTGCATGGCTGCGTTATCGACATACATGTGCGAAAGCTCAACCTCGGGGTACTCGCGTGACAGGCTTTGGACCACCTCGCGCCACAGTACAGTTGCCTCCAATACATTGGCCTTATCAACCGAACAGACTTTTTTGTTGCGCTTCATCGCCATCTCGAACGCCATCCGCCCGATACGCTCGATTTCGTGCTCAGCGTAAACATAGGTGTTGTACCCTTGCCGTTCGCCGTTATCCAGCAGGCGAATGCCTCGCGGCTCGCCAAAATAAATGCCGCCGGTCAGCTCGCGAACAATGAGGATATCGAGGCCCGCAACCAGTTCGGGCTTTAACGACGAAGCATCCGCGAGCTGAGGGTATAGAATCGCCGGGCGTAAATTGCCAAACAATCCCATCTCATAGCGTATTTTCAGCAGACCTTTTTCAGGCCGAATACTGGAGTCCAGAGTGTCCCACTTGGGCCCACCCACCGAGCCCATCAACACGGCATCAGCCGCCTGACACTTCTCCAAGGTAGAGCTGGCCAGTGGCACGCCATGAACATCAATCGCACTGCCACCGATGAGTTCTTCCTCAAACTTCAACCCCAGCTTGTGCTTTTTATCGACGACTTCCAGCACCTTAACGGCCTCGGCAACAATCTCCGGACCAATGCCGTCACCCGGCAACAAAACTATTTTCTTACTCAAAGATCTTCCCTCGTTGTTAGAGAACTGCAATTTTAACGTGTGCGCCAAGCGGACTATTGATGCACAGCATTAAACAACCACGGCTGACTTTGACGCCGTTGCGCTTCGTAAGTTTGGATTTTTTCTGCATCCAAAAGCGTGAGACTGATGTCATCAAAGCCGTTCAGCAAACAATGTTTGCGGAATTCATCCACGTCGAACGTATAAGTCTGGCCCGCCGATGTTACGGTTTGCGCTTGCAAGTCTATCTCGATCTGAAAGCCTTCTTCGCTGTACATTGCCGCAAACAGACTGTCGACAACGGCTTCGTCGAGAACAATAGGCAGCAACCCGTTCTTAAAACAGTTGTTGTAAAAAATATCTGCAAAGCTGGGTGCTATTATCGCGCGAAAACCGAACTCTTCGAGCGCCCATGGTGCGTGCTCCCGACTGGAACCACAACCGAAGTTCTTACGCGCCAATAAAACGCTCGCGCCCTGGTAGCGGGCATGATTCAAAGGGAATTCCGGGTTGAGCGGACGCGAGCTGTTGTCCTGCCCCGGCTCACCCTTGTCGAGATAACGCAATTCATCGAACGCATTGGGGCCAAAGCCTGTGCGTTTAATCGATTTTAGAAACTGTTTCGGAATAATTAAATCCGTATCCACATTGGCCCGGTCCATTGGCGCAACAAGGCCGGTGTGTGTTGTAAAAGCTCGCATAGTTCTACCCTCAAGATTGCCAATCGCGAATATCAACGAAGTGACCGCTAATAGCCGCGGCGGCAGCCATGGCCGGGCTCACCAGGTGGGTACGACCGCCGTACCCCTGCCGACCTTCAAAGTTTCGATTGGAGGTAGACGCGCAGTGCTCCCCTTCACCCAACCGATCAGCGTTCATCGCCAGACACATGGAACAACCGGGCTCACGCCACTCGATGTTTGCAGCAGTGAATATTTTATCCAGCCCTTCGGCTTCTGCCTCGGCTTTTACTGCGCCAGAGCCCGGAACCACAATCGCCTCCTTCACTGAGGCGGCTTTGGTTTTGCCTGCCACAACTTTCGCCGCGGCGCGGATGTCTTCGATACGGGAGTTGGTGCAGGAACCGATAAACACGCGATCCACCGCTATATCCGTAATCTTCTGGCCTGGGGTTAACCCCATGTATTCCAGTGCACGCGCGACACCCGCGGCTTTTACGCCGTCACTTTCTTGTGCGGGATCGGGAATAACTCCGTCGACAGGCAGTACCATTTCCGGTGATGTACCCCAGCTGACCTGCGGCTTTATCTGAGCGCCATCCAGCTCTACGACCTCATCAAATACCGCATCGGCATCGCTGTGCAGCTCGCGCCAACGGGCTTCGGCCATCGCCCAATGATCGCCTTTCGGGGCGAATGCGCGCCCTTTAACATAGTCGAGGGTGATCTCATCCACGGCGACCATGCCCGCTCTGGCACCAGCTTCAATGGCCATATTACACACCGTTAAGCGCCCTTCCATCGACATGGCGCGAAACACATCACCACCAAATTCAATCGCAAAGCCAGTGCCACCTGCGGTACCAATTTTTGCGATGATCGCGAGAACCACGTCTTTCGCCGTTACGCCCTGGCCGAGCTGGCCATCGACTTTGATCAACATGTTCTTCATCTTCTTCGCAACCAGACATTGAGTTGCAAGCACATGCTCGACCTCGCTGGTACCGATGCCAAATGACAGTGCGCCCAAGGCACCGTTGGTCGAGGTGTGAGAATCGCCACACACAATGGTCATACCCGGCAAGCAGCCGCCGGTTTCAGGACCAACCACATGGACGATACCCTGGCGATTGTCGTTAATTTTAAATTCGACAATACCCAGCTCGTCGCAGTTGTCATCCAGAGTTTTGACCTGGATTTTGGAAATCGGGTCAGCGATACCATCGACACCCGACGCGCGCTCGTTAAATGTAGTTGGCACGTTGTGGTCTGGCGTTGCGATAACGCTGTCCGTTCTCCAAGGTTTACGGCCAGCGATGCGCAAACCTTCGAAGGCCTGCGGCGACGTTACTTCGTGAACGATGTGCCTATCAATATAAATCAGCGATGATCCATCATCGCGCTGGCTGACCACATGGTCATCCCACAATTTGTCATAGAGTGTGCGTCCCGCCATGAGCGCTGCCCCTTTCGTCATTAGCAGTTAAACAGGCTGCAAATTTTAAATAAGCTGTTGCGATAACTCAAATTCATTATTTTCATCGTTTGGATTCCAAACTAGAATAGATGAATCTTTCTTGGCAGAGATGCTTCTCATGGATACGGATTCACTAAAATCGTTTATCGCGGTCGCCCAGTGCCAGTCCTTCTCGCTAGCCGCCTCCCGTCTCCACCTCACCCAGCCAGCGGTGAGCAAACGCATCGCTGCACTCGAAGCTCACCTGAACCACACGCTATTCGATCGCATCGGGCGCGAGGTTCGCCTGACCGAAGCCGGAAAATTATTATTGCCGCAGGCCGAAACAATTTTGCAGGCTGTGGCTGACACTGAACGCAATATTCGCGAGCTGACCGGTGAGATTTCCGGTGTCCTGCGGGTAGCAACCAGCCATCATATCGGCCTGCATCATCTACCGCCCCTACTGCGGCAATTTGTTTTATCCCACCCAGAAGTCAACCTTCAGTTCGAGTTTTTGGATTCGGAGAGAGCCCACGAAAAGGTATTGCGCGGTGAGTGCGAAATTGCCGTTGTCACTCTGGCACCGGAACCGGTCGCACAGTTGGAAAGCCGCATTATTTGGCCCGATCCGCTGGATTTCGTTATCGCAAAAACCCATGAGCTGGCCGCACACGAAACGGTAAATTTGCAGCAGCTGAGCCGCGTGGACGCAATTTTGCCCGACTTGACGACATATACCGGCCGGATAGTGAAGGAGTATTTCGCTCAGCAGGAACTCGAACTCACACTCAGCATGACCACCAACTACCTGGAGACAGTGAAAGTTATGGTATCTGTCGGCCTGGGCTGGAGTCTGCTTCCTCGCTCCATGATCGACGGAAATCTGCACGCTTTGCCGGTTCGCGAAGTATCTCTGCATCGAAACCTAGGGGTTATCAACCATAAAAAACGCTCCCTTAGCAACGCTGCACGCGCCTTCTATCGCCTACTCTGCGATACAACGCAAAAGACTGGTGCTATTTAACATAAACACTAAAAGAATTTGCTATAAAGCATGCACTGGCGGGACGCAGAGCGAGCCCATCGCGCCCGTGCTTCATTCATTTACCAAAGGCTTCTTATGTCGACGAAAACACCGTTAAAAACCGTAAAAACACAGGTTGCCATCGCTGTACTTTTGGCAGCACCCATCACCGCACATGCTGACACCCTACTGGGGATTTACGCAGGTGCAGGCGTCTGGCAAGCAGACATCGATGGTGCAATCGGCACCGACAGCGACCCTATCACCACCGAAGAGCTGGGCCTGGACAGCGAAAACAATAATTATTTTTATTTGGCATTGGAGCATCCGGTACCTGTGCTACCGAACATCCGACTTTCTCAAACGGCCTTAAAGCACGAGGGCGCCGCAACTGTCAGCCGCGAGTTCACCTGGGACAACCAAACTTTCTCCGGCGAGGCCGCCACTGCGACAACGCTCGATTTCACCATGACAGATGTCACTCTTTACTACGAAATTCTGGATAACTGGGTGAGCCTGGATATCGGAGTAACAGGCAAGGTGCTCGACGGCGAAGCGATTGTACGTCAGCCAGCTTACAACCGTTCCGAAACGATCGAGCTCTCCGGCGGCCTGCCACTGCTATACGCGATGGCAAGGTTCGACCTGCCTCTGACCGGGCTGTATGTGGCAGCAAAAGCTAATTACATTGGCTATGACGACAGTACCGTTAGCGATGCCGACTTCCACATTGGCTACCGCTTGGAGTCTGTTCTGGATGTCGGCGCAGAATTGGGATACCGCCAATTCAAGCTCGACTTACAAGACTTTGAAGATGCAACAGCCAACCTGACTTACGATGGCCCTTACCTTAACCTGGCCATTCACTTCTAATCTGTATTTGTATATCACGCACAAAAAAGCCCCTTAACGTAAAAGGGGCTTTTTGAATGTGTGTTTCACGCAATGGTTGCAGTGCTTTTTAGTTCTTGATGAGCTTAGTACTTGATCGACCTGCTACTTAATTCGCCTGCTGGTTTGAAATGGTTGGATCTTCTTCCTGATCGGCCAGTAAGGTTTGCATCTCAGCCTGACCGCTCAAGGCTTGCGCCTGCGCGAGAGCTTCAACAACGCCATCCTCGTTGTTGTCCAGGGCCCAATAATAGGTCGCCCTGTTCATGCGCGAACTTGCCTGCAGCCGGTAAAAGCCCACATGGGATTTCTTTGCCCCGGACGACTCTTTGCGAGCCATAACCAATTTAGAGCCCGCAGCAGCCTCAGTCCATAGTTTTGCCGATCTTTTGTATTTACCCGTGCGACCAAAGCCATCCGCTGCCATTTCGTAACTTTTGCCTGACAAACGCATCACCCGAAAGGCAATCACCCGATATGCGGCTTTTGCCTGTGGGCTGCTTTCAGCCAAATACATTTCCCAAAGTTGATCGCCATACTCGCGCCAACCTTCAGCAAAGCCCTCCGAGGACTTGGCAAAATCTGCCCAGTGAGACTCCGCAGAACTGGCTTGACCTGTCGCAATCCATTGCGCACTCACTTGGCGCTCCAAACCGTAGACTGTATCTAAATCAGCATCGATCTTTTTGAGCAAGGCAATAGCATCGGCAAACCAAAGGCTCGACACCTTATTGCGTAATGTAGAAATATCACTGTCCATTCCTCTGAACGTGTTTTTTACACGACTTACGCTTGCATCCATTTCACTCGCCGGAAGCTTTGCTGGCGACTCCGTCGACAAAGCAAGAGGTAGCGGCGTTGCGGCGGGCCCATGAAGCGAGCAGTAGTCTGTGGGGACATTATTATTTGCAGTACAGCTTTGTTTGAGCTTCAACTCATAGGTGTAGCAGTAATCCTGCCATGCTTCCCTCGGCAAACTAGTACAATCGCAATCGACCGCTGGGCAGCTATTTGCCTCTACAGCGATTGCTTTGGAAATAAAGAGCAGCATCCCGAGTACAGATACATAAATCGTGATGTTTTTCATAGTCATGTTTGCATAATGCGGCACACAAGATGCCCGCATGGTCCTAAATCTAAAGCCAACACCTCGCTGGCCCCCCAATAAATTATCGCAACCCGTTTTTTCGTGCGAGCCATTCCGATTGGCACCTAATTCCCGATCCAGTTGGCACGTATTATTGTAGAGATTTCGCACTTTTCAACAAGCGAAACCGGTAACATCTTCATACTTTGTGAGACGCATCAATATTTTTTGATAACACTTTAGCACTAAGCTTTTGAAGCCCCCCAACCACCATCAAGTTTGCCACGGTAACCTATGTAGACTGCAATCGCCAGCCCCAATAAAGTTGAAACGAACGACAGCAAGAACGCCTGTTGCGGGGAGGACTGCCAAAAGATTCCACTAAAATAAGCGCCTAACGCGTTGCCTCCACCAAAGCAGATGGCACTGTACAGCGCCTGCCCCTGCCCTTGCGCAACCTTACCAAAATGCTGGCGCACAAATTCTATTGCTAATGCATGCGCCGCGCCAAAAGAGAATGCATGAATGAGCTGGGCCAATAACAAAACAACGAGATTGTCGGCCAACCAACCAATCAATAACCAGCGCAACCCGGTTATGGCGAGGGTAAATAAAAGCAACTGCTGAAATGAAAATACCCTCATCAAAAATGGCATTTTGATAAATAAAACTATCTCTGCCACCACCCCAATTGCCCACATGACCCCGATAAAACTTCGGGAGTATTCAAGTGACGAGAGATATATGCTGTAGAAGGTATAATAGACCCCGTGACTGATATGTAATAGTGTAACAACAGCAAAAAACCACCATATTACGGGGGCTCGCAGCACGTTGAAGAAGTCCTTTTGTGAGTACTCGGAAAGACGCTCTGGCTCCGCCGGCAACGCTAGGCTGGACAAATAAATACCAATTAAGCAGACAAAAATCACGCTCGGTAAGTGGGCGATAGACACATAATCGAACATTACTCCCAAGCCAACCACGGCCACCATAAACCCGATAGAGCCCCATACTCGGATTCGACTGTACTGCTCGGTATGGCCGCGCAAATGCCCAAGGGTTATCACCTCGAACTGCGCCAGTATCGCGTTCCAAAAAAAACTGAAAACGGTCAAGTAGAGCGCAAGCCAGAAAAGATCACGGGTAAAAAACACGCCCACAAAAAAAACGCAGGCTCCAATGGCGCCCAACTGTGCAACTAATAAACGCCGACCACTGTAATCAGCGAGAAACCCCCAAATATTGGGGGCCGCTATCTTGGTAACCATGGGTATCGCACTTAGCAGTCCAATATCCGCAGGTGAGAACTCAAGACTCTCCAGATAGAGCCCCCAAAACGGCGAAATGGCGCCAACGACGGCGAAATAAAAGAAATAAACCGAAGATAGTCGCCAATAAGGCATGAAGCTTTGTCCGTTGACAGCAGAGTTGTTTGTAGCCGCGTAGCTTATCTACAATGGATGAAGAGTGCGGGTTGTACTGCTCCACACAAATAAGGCAGCAACAGTTAGCTCCGTCCCGATCTGGCTTTTTGACAAGCCAAGAAGGGCCTCAGCCCACCTCAGCCTGGAATCGTAAATTCTGTTTCGACATGGCCATTCTGACCACGATGTCTCAACGCGTGGTCCAGCACCACCAGCGCCATCATTGCTTCGGCGATCGGGGTGGCGCGAATACCTACACATGGGTCATGCCGCCCTTTAGTCACCACTTCTATCGGGTTGCCGTGAATATCGACACTTCGCCCCGGCAGGTGCAGGCTGGAGGTTGGTTTTAGGGCGATATGGGCAATAAGATCCTGCCCGGTAGAAATCCCCCCGAGGACGCCGCCGGCATGATTAGACAAAAAGCCCTCCGTGGTGATTTCGTCCCGATGCTCCGTACCCTTTTGAGCAACAGCGTCGAATCCAGCACCGATTTCTACGCCCTTCACCGCATTTATGCCCATCAGGGCGTGCGCCAAATCGGCGTCCAATCGATCGAATATTGGCTCGCCAAGGCCCGGTATCATCCTGCTGGCAATTACAGTAATTTTTGCCCCAACAGAATTCCCCTCTTTATTGAGCGCCTGCATATAGGCTTCCATCTCGGGAACCTTATCCGCATCAGGGCAAAAAAACGGATTTTGGTGAATCTGCTCCCAGTCGACTTTCTCAATCGCAATCGGACCCAGCTGGGACAAATACCCCTTAATTTCGATTCCCCAGAGGGTTTTCAGCACCTGTTTCGCAACCGCTCCAGCCGCGACACGCATAGCCGTTTCCCGCGCTGAAGACCTGCCTCCCCCTCGATAGTCCCGAATTCCATACTTTTTAAAGTAAGTGTAATCCGCGTGTGCCGGCCGAAACTGATCTTTGATATTGCCGTAATCCTTTGAGCGCTGATCTGTGTTTTCGATGAGCATGCCAATTGGCGTACCTGTAGACTTACCTTCAAACACACCCGAAAGCACTTTAACTTTATCTGCTTCGCGCCGCTGGGTTGTGTAGCGAGATTGGCCTGGCTTGCGGCGGTCGAGGTCCTCCTGGATCAGCGCTTCATCCAACGCGATCCCCGGTGGGCAACCGTCTACAATGCAACCTAATGCCAAACCGTGGCTCTCACCAAACGTGGTAACGGTAAACAGCTTACCGAAGGTATTCCCAGACATATTTCAACCAAGGCTCATATTTAGTTATTGTTGAAAAAACTCAGCAAACTCGTGAAGTTGTTCGGCGCTAAGCATAAACACACCGTGGCCTCCGTGCTCAAACTCCAACCAGACGAATGGCACTTCTGGATAGGCCTCTTCTAATGCCGCCCAGCTGTTGCCCACCTCAACCACCAGCAAGCCATTGCGCGTAAGGTGTTTACTGGCATCGCGTAAAATGCGTCGCGCGAGAGAGAGGCCGTCGTTACCTGCGGCCAAACCCAAAACGGGCTCAGCATGATATTCCGCTGGCATGGAGGACAGATCATGGGCGTCCACATAAGGTGGATTCGACAGGATCAAGTCGTATTTACGACCGATAAAATGTGGGGCATTAAAAAGATCGGACTCAATGGCGGTAACCCGATCGACGAGTTCGTGGTTGCGGATATTACGCGCCGCCACTGCCAGCGCAGATGCCGATATATCCGAAATATCGACTTCACTTCCCTGAAAAACAGAGGCCGCCAAAATCCCGATGCAGCCACTGCCAGTGCACAAATCAAGCACGCTGGCCGGGTCTTCCTGAAACCAGGGGTGCATGCCGTTTAGCAGCAATTCGGCTATCGGCGAGCGCGGCACAAGGACGTTCTCGTTGACCTCGAAACGCAGTCCGCCAAAAATCGCTTCACCCGTGATATAGGCCGCAGGCACTTTTTCTTTGATTCGACGGCCAATTGCATGGAAGACACGCTTCTTCTCATCTACCGTCAGACGAGTGTCGTATATAAGTTCCAACCGCTCCCAAGGTTGGGCCAGCGCCCAAAGTACGAGAACAGCACACTCGTCCCAGGCGTTGTCAGTGCCGTGACCAAAATACAGTTTGGCACGTACAAACCGACTCGATCCCCAACGGATCCAGTCTTTTACGGTAATGAGCTCTGAATTAAGTTCTTCCAACATGTAATGGCGCGCAGATACAAAAGCCGAGTATTTTAGCCTGAATGCGCCGTTAGATCACAGCGATTTTTAGGCCCGAAGAAACGCTCGGCTCGTAAACTTATCGTTCAACCTGTTGCGGTATTAACGGTAACCTTGCTGTAATATACCGCTTTTTTTTCGGCCACAGGGCCGAGTGTAGTTTGAGGAAATAGCATGAAACCGACACCGGCTGAGCTGTACGCCAACTTAATAAGCTCTACAGGAGAAGACCTTCAAAGACCCGGCCTCCAGGGAACACCTGCACGCGCAGCCACGGCATTCGAGTACCTCACTAGCGGCTATAAGCAGTCAGTACAGGAAGTTGTAAACGATGCCCTGTTCCCTTCCGATTCAAACGATATGGTGGTTGTGCGCGATATCGAGCTCTTCTCCCTGTGCGAGCATCATATGTTGCCGTTTATAGGCAAGGCGCATGTGGGGTATATCCCGACTGGCAAAGTGCTGGGGTTATCTAAAGTCGCAAGAATTATTGATATGTACGCACGTCGTTTACAAATCCAGGAGCAACTAACGCACCAAGTGGCCAGCACCATTGCCGAGGTAACTGGCGCCGCAGGTGTGGGAGTTATTATCGAGGCCAAACACCTTTGTATGATGATGCGCGGTGTTGAAAAGCAGAACTCAGTAATGAAAACGTCTGCCATGCTTGGTAGTTTTCGAGCGAATCTAAGTACGCGCAGTGAGTTTCTAGCACTGCTGAACAATTAAAGCGCGCAAATTGCGGGAGTCAGCCGGTGGCGTTTCGCTCACCGGCTTCAGCAAAAGATTGCAATATGTTGTTATAAGTGTGCATGTCGCCAGCTGAGATGAAGATCATCGCAAGTTCAAGCTCAGCACCGCGATCACCCGACAACAAACGGCAGTAAACCACTTGCGTTTTAGCCCGTAGGCGGCATTTGCCACCCCTGTAAGGCGCGTTCACTTCAATATTCGCCAGTGAACCAACGGGAAGTGCCTGATTATAAGCAACAATAAACCCCTGCTTGGCGATGCCCGTAACACGGGCATCAGTTATGCGGCGGTCTGGCGTCATTACCCGAGCACTGTAACGGACCGAAAAGTGGGGCGGAGCAAGGCGATTGTTCATGCGGAATCCTCTTACGATGGATGCGAGCTCACTGTATCTCTCACACCCTACCGTATGAGTGTAGCCAAAACTGTACAATTTACAGACAGCTAGCGCAAAACAACCTCGACTCGATCATGCGCCACTCTGCCCCCGCCCTCACGGGGGGCCAGTGGCCCGACGCCTTCGGCTATAAGCTGGGTCGCACGCACGCCCTGTGCCTCGAGCTTCTCCTTCAATTGTCTTGCAAGCTGTTGCGACCGCGACACCAATACCAGCAAAGGTTCCCGCCCGTAGGCATGCCCAACCAGGTAAACGGTTAGTGTGGGGCGGGAAATTAGTGCATCGGCAAGCGCAGATATATCCTCCGGCACGTCTGCCAACGCGTAATATCCGGCGGCGTTAAGGGTGTTAAGTATGGAGGCCCTACTCGCATGCAGGTGCAGCCTGTCAACCCCAGCGATTGTAAGCAGCTCGACCTGCGCATAGAGGCGACCGTTGCCCCGCTGAGCCAAATAAGCTACCAGGAAGGCAGCCCCCCGCTCCACTTTCAGCTCCCATGCGCGATAGGCCTGCGTCTGGTCGAGGCCATACAATTGCTTTACTTCAAATACTTCATTTGCCCAGACATTACTGCTTCCGCAATCCAGGCCATCGCACAGAAATAGCAGCCGAGCATTTAACGACCGAACGTAATCATCCAGAGCAGCGACGGCATCCCGCAGACGTATACTCTGCGCAAGTTCATAGGTCCTCGACGCAACCGCTGCGCTAACCTGCTCTTCTCGATCAAATTGCCACCGTCCGTCAATTTTCTTTGGTGCAGAGAGAATGAACCTGTAGCGCGGTTCATTTGAGGTTCCCGCGTACATCTGCCGACTACCGCTAAACAGACCCTCAAATTGGAACACGGGCTCTGCGCGGGCAAATATGGAAAAACACCCTATAAAAATAAGTAGTAATAATTTCATTGCCTGCCGGCTTTTTGTTTTAAAAGATCTTTAGGGTCAGTTTTAAAGTAGGTATTGCAGTAGGTCGCGACAGCCCTATAGTTCGTTGACATGTGAAGGTGGTGATCCCCTTCCAGCTCTATTCGCCTAAGGTTGGGGTACTTCTCGAGCCACTCATCGAGTTGATGAA of the Teredinibacter turnerae T7901 genome contains:
- the leuB gene encoding 3-isopropylmalate dehydrogenase translates to MSKKIVLLPGDGIGPEIVAEAVKVLEVVDKKHKLGLKFEEELIGGSAIDVHGVPLASSTLEKCQAADAVLMGSVGGPKWDTLDSSIRPEKGLLKIRYEMGLFGNLRPAILYPQLADASSLKPELVAGLDILIVRELTGGIYFGEPRGIRLLDNGERQGYNTYVYAEHEIERIGRMAFEMAMKRNKKVCSVDKANVLEATVLWREVVQSLSREYPEVELSHMYVDNAAMQLVRQPKQFDVIVTGNMFGDILSDTAAMLTGSIGMLPSASLNKDKRGLYEPVHGSAPDIAGQGIANPLATILSAAMMLRYSLDQGEAADAIEAAVGKVLDDGYRSADIFSEGCTKVSTKEMGDAVVAAI
- the leuD gene encoding 3-isopropylmalate dehydratase small subunit, giving the protein MRAFTTHTGLVAPMDRANVDTDLIIPKQFLKSIKRTGFGPNAFDELRYLDKGEPGQDNSSRPLNPEFPLNHARYQGASVLLARKNFGCGSSREHAPWALEEFGFRAIIAPSFADIFYNNCFKNGLLPIVLDEAVVDSLFAAMYSEEGFQIEIDLQAQTVTSAGQTYTFDVDEFRKHCLLNGFDDISLTLLDAEKIQTYEAQRRQSQPWLFNAVHQ
- the leuC gene encoding 3-isopropylmalate dehydratase large subunit, which translates into the protein MAGRTLYDKLWDDHVVSQRDDGSSLIYIDRHIVHEVTSPQAFEGLRIAGRKPWRTDSVIATPDHNVPTTFNERASGVDGIADPISKIQVKTLDDNCDELGIVEFKINDNRQGIVHVVGPETGGCLPGMTIVCGDSHTSTNGALGALSFGIGTSEVEHVLATQCLVAKKMKNMLIKVDGQLGQGVTAKDVVLAIIAKIGTAGGTGFAIEFGGDVFRAMSMEGRLTVCNMAIEAGARAGMVAVDEITLDYVKGRAFAPKGDHWAMAEARWRELHSDADAVFDEVVELDGAQIKPQVSWGTSPEMVLPVDGVIPDPAQESDGVKAAGVARALEYMGLTPGQKITDIAVDRVFIGSCTNSRIEDIRAAAKVVAGKTKAASVKEAIVVPGSGAVKAEAEAEGLDKIFTAANIEWREPGCSMCLAMNADRLGEGEHCASTSNRNFEGRQGYGGRTHLVSPAMAAAAAISGHFVDIRDWQS
- a CDS encoding LysR family transcriptional regulator — encoded protein: MDTDSLKSFIAVAQCQSFSLAASRLHLTQPAVSKRIAALEAHLNHTLFDRIGREVRLTEAGKLLLPQAETILQAVADTERNIRELTGEISGVLRVATSHHIGLHHLPPLLRQFVLSHPEVNLQFEFLDSERAHEKVLRGECEIAVVTLAPEPVAQLESRIIWPDPLDFVIAKTHELAAHETVNLQQLSRVDAILPDLTTYTGRIVKEYFAQQELELTLSMTTNYLETVKVMVSVGLGWSLLPRSMIDGNLHALPVREVSLHRNLGVINHKKRSLSNAARAFYRLLCDTTQKTGAI
- a CDS encoding TIGR04219 family outer membrane beta-barrel protein, which gives rise to MSTKTPLKTVKTQVAIAVLLAAPITAHADTLLGIYAGAGVWQADIDGAIGTDSDPITTEELGLDSENNNYFYLALEHPVPVLPNIRLSQTALKHEGAATVSREFTWDNQTFSGEAATATTLDFTMTDVTLYYEILDNWVSLDIGVTGKVLDGEAIVRQPAYNRSETIELSGGLPLLYAMARFDLPLTGLYVAAKANYIGYDDSTVSDADFHIGYRLESVLDVGAELGYRQFKLDLQDFEDATANLTYDGPYLNLAIHF
- a CDS encoding MFS transporter, encoding MPYWRLSSVYFFYFAVVGAISPFWGLYLESLEFSPADIGLLSAIPMVTKIAAPNIWGFLADYSGRRLLVAQLGAIGACVFFVGVFFTRDLFWLALYLTVFSFFWNAILAQFEVITLGHLRGHTEQYSRIRVWGSIGFMVAVVGLGVMFDYVSIAHLPSVIFVCLIGIYLSSLALPAEPERLSEYSQKDFFNVLRAPVIWWFFAVVTLLHISHGVYYTFYSIYLSSLEYSRSFIGVMWAIGVVAEIVLFIKMPFLMRVFSFQQLLLFTLAITGLRWLLIGWLADNLVVLLLAQLIHAFSFGAAHALAIEFVRQHFGKVAQGQGQALYSAICFGGGNALGAYFSGIFWQSSPQQAFLLSFVSTLLGLAIAVYIGYRGKLDGGWGASKA
- the aroC gene encoding chorismate synthase yields the protein MSGNTFGKLFTVTTFGESHGLALGCIVDGCPPGIALDEALIQEDLDRRKPGQSRYTTQRREADKVKVLSGVFEGKSTGTPIGMLIENTDQRSKDYGNIKDQFRPAHADYTYFKKYGIRDYRGGGRSSARETAMRVAAGAVAKQVLKTLWGIEIKGYLSQLGPIAIEKVDWEQIHQNPFFCPDADKVPEMEAYMQALNKEGNSVGAKITVIASRMIPGLGEPIFDRLDADLAHALMGINAVKGVEIGAGFDAVAQKGTEHRDEITTEGFLSNHAGGVLGGISTGQDLIAHIALKPTSSLHLPGRSVDIHGNPIEVVTKGRHDPCVGIRATPIAEAMMALVVLDHALRHRGQNGHVETEFTIPG
- the prmB gene encoding 50S ribosomal protein L3 N(5)-glutamine methyltransferase, producing MLEELNSELITVKDWIRWGSSRFVRAKLYFGHGTDNAWDECAVLVLWALAQPWERLELIYDTRLTVDEKKRVFHAIGRRIKEKVPAAYITGEAIFGGLRFEVNENVLVPRSPIAELLLNGMHPWFQEDPASVLDLCTGSGCIGILAASVFQGSEVDISDISASALAVAARNIRNHELVDRVTAIESDLFNAPHFIGRKYDLILSNPPYVDAHDLSSMPAEYHAEPVLGLAAGNDGLSLARRILRDASKHLTRNGLLVVEVGNSWAALEEAYPEVPFVWLEFEHGGHGVFMLSAEQLHEFAEFFQQ
- the folE gene encoding GTP cyclohydrolase I FolE, coding for MKPTPAELYANLISSTGEDLQRPGLQGTPARAATAFEYLTSGYKQSVQEVVNDALFPSDSNDMVVVRDIELFSLCEHHMLPFIGKAHVGYIPTGKVLGLSKVARIIDMYARRLQIQEQLTHQVASTIAEVTGAAGVGVIIEAKHLCMMMRGVEKQNSVMKTSAMLGSFRANLSTRSEFLALLNN